A window of the Candida orthopsilosis Co 90-125, chromosome 1 draft sequence genome harbors these coding sequences:
- a CDS encoding Ino4 transcriptional activator (forms a heterodimer with Ino2p), with the protein MSSSISPREDPISSDTGTESNDIGNNTSTTKKKKKTKSSNLSDEQKKAHHIASEQKRRENIRAEFDKLVSLTPNLTESENRSELNILTKSADYIDQLKEENVKLIQLCRDKGIEVPEELIYKGPQNDGSDIAI; encoded by the exons ATGTCATCAAGTATATCACCAAGAGAAGATCCTATATCAAGCGATACCGGAACTGAAAGCAATGACATAGGAAATAACACATCTACcacaaagaagaagaagaaaacaaaatcgTCCAATTTATCTGACGAACAGAAAAAG GCACACCATATAGCCTCAGAACAAAAACGACGAGAAAACATTCGTGCagaatttgataaactcGTATCACTTACTCCCAATCTAACTGAACTGGAAAATAGATCAGAATTAAACATCTTGACCAAAAGTGCAGACtatattgatcaattaaaagaagaaaatgttAAATTAATTCAATTATGCCGGGATAAGGGGATTGAAGTTCCAGAGGAATTGATTTATAAAGGTCCACAAAATGATGGAAGTGATATTGCTATATAG